The Candidatus Poribacteria bacterium DNA window GTCGTGTCCAACAACATTCCTGAAACAAAGGAGACAACATAATGGAATCCCCATATCGACTTGGTGTTTTATTATTGATCTCATTCATTATTTTGATTATTACTGTGGTGTCGGTACAAGCCGCTACTTTGAACGTTACTGTGACAGATGCCCGAACCGACAACAGACTGAACAACGTGTCTATTACCGTCACGCACGAAGACGGTGCTGTTACGCAAGGTGTTAGCAGCGCAACTGGTGCTCTTGAGATTTTAGATTTAGCCACTGGGGTCTATACAATTACTGCTTCCTCCCCCGGTTATACCGAGGCAGTTATGACGGATGTCGCACTTGCTGACGACGAAACGAAGTCGGTAGAATTTGCCCTCTCTTCAGAAGTGATCCAACTTGAAAAGGTCTCCGTTACGGCATCGCGCCGTCGGGAAAAGGTGCTCGAGGCACCAGCATCAGTTGCTCTTATTGGGGATTCGGAAATAAAGGACCGGGTTGCGCCAAGTGTTACGGAGCATTTAAAATCGGTGCGTGCGGTGGATGTTGTGACCGCTGGATTGGGAGCGTCGTATGTTGTCGTCCGTGGTTTCAACAACGTTTTCTCGGGTTCACTTCTATCCCTCGTTGACAATCGGATTGCGAGTGTTCCTTCACTGCGGGTCAATAGTTACAGTTTGATTCCGACTATAAGCGAGGATATTCAACAGATTGAAGTCGTATCGGGTCCTGGCGCAGCACTCTACGGTCCCAACAGTGCGAATGGTGTCATGCACATTATCACTCGTTCGCCGTTCACTTCCCAAGGAACAACCGTCAGCATTGGTGGTGGTGAACGGAGTATACTCATGGGCTCTCTTAGACATGCAGGCGTTGTCAATGAGGCGATCGGTTATAAGTTTTCAGGGAATTATTTTCGTGGAAACGATTGGCAAGAAGGACGCGCCAAAGAAGATATTGAAGGCGAAGGAGGACTCATATTTGATACCTACAAAGCCAGCGGCGAATTTCGCGTCGATTATAGTCCAAGCAATGATACGACCGCAATTCTTGCCAGCGGTTTCACGCAAGCTACTGGCATTGAATTGACGGGGATTGGTGCAGGTCAAGCCCAAAACTGGACCTACGGTTACCTGCAAGGACGGTTCATTCACAAAGATCTCTTTGCACAAGCTTTTTGGAATCGGAGCAATGCTGGGGATACTTATGTCGTGCGGAGCGGTGATCCGACTATTGACAATTCCGACCTATATGTCGGGCAGATTCAGCACGGCTATAGTTTTGGCGAGTGGCAGCGTTTTACTTATGGCATGGATGTGTTGCTGACCCGTCCCGATACGGAAGGGACAATCAATGGCGTCAATGAAGAGGATGACAGCATCAATGAGATAGGTGCGTATTTGCAGTCAGAGACCAAAATCCTGCCGCAGTTAAAGTTCATCGCTGCGGGACGGGTTGATGACCACAACCAGCTCGAAGACATCGTCCTTTCACCGCGTGTTGCACTTGCTTATCAACCCAACAACGATCACAATTTGAGAGTAACCTATAACCGTGCCTTCAATACGCCGAGAACCTCCGACCTGTTTCTGGATATTCTATCAGTTGGAGACGCGTTCGGATTAGGTACCAACTTCCAACCCGTGTTAGGCTTCAGTCCGAATATTGACATACGGGCACAAGGGGTCCGCTCCGAAACGGGATTCACCTTCAAAAGGAGTGCGGACGGTCGTCCAGAATTCCGTTCTCCCTTCTCGCCGTTGGCAAAACTTCCATCAGAGACACATATTCCACTTGACGATCCTGTCTTCACCAACGTTATGTGGAGTATCGGACGCAGTGCCGTCATGAGCGGCGTGCAGCCGATTTTTGAAGCAGGTCTAACCGCACAAGGTCTCCCTGTCCCGGTTGTTGAGGCACTCTCCGATGGGCTTGACACCCTCATTCCGCAGCAGGTCGTTGGTGTAAAAAATGTCTTACGCTCGCTGGATCCGCAGGCAGGTGACTTTGTCGATGTTGAAGATGTGAACGATGTGACCCCGCTTAAACCAACGATTACACAAACTTATGAGGTCGGTTACAAAGGCATCCTCATGAATAAATTGGCTTTCTCTGCCGATGTCTACCACTCAAGGATTAAGGATTTTACCGGTCCTTTGGTTGTCGAAACCCCAAATGTGTTCTTGGACCCTACCACGTTAGGTGCTTCGCTCGGTAAACAGATTACTGTAGCGTTAGCCGATCCGCAAAATGCGGCACTTCATCAGGCACTGCTTGCATTTGATGCCCCGGCTCAAGGCGGTAATGGCAATGGTTCGCCTGTTGATGAGTTGGTGAAATTGTTCGTGGCAGGCACTGAAAACAACGGTCCTGCTTTCATACCTTTCGGCACAGTGACACCCGAACAGGCGGCAGACCCAAATGCTATTATGCTGACTTACCGGAACTATGGGGACATTTCGCTCAACGGGTTAGATCTGAGTTTTACCTATTATCTTAACCCAAGTTGGAATTTCGGTGCCAATTACTCGTTTGTCAGCAAGGATCTTTTTGAGGACGTTGATGGACTCGGGGATATTGCCCTCAACGCACCTAAGAATAAATTCGGGGCAAGTATTCAATATCTGAACGCGGATCTCGGATTAGGCGTGGGACTTCGGACGCGTTTTGTGACTGGCTTTCCGATCAGATCCGGGGTTTACGTCGGCGATCTTGAATCGTATTACACAATCGATGTGAACGCAGGTTACGATCTGCCAATCGGTCCGAGACCCCGTTTCTCGTTGACAGTCCAGAATCTACTGAACCGTAGGCACCAACAATTTATCGGTTCTCCAGAAATCGGGCGTTTGTCGATGGTGCGCTTGACGCAAACCTTCTAAGCTTGATATAAGATGTCGTAATGTCCTATCTTCGCCTTGCTTTAACAATGTACATGGGCCAGGAGAAATAGAAGTCATCACCTTCTGGCTGGACAGTGTAATGCTCTCGTGCCTCATCAGGCGAGAGTTGTGCAAACGCATCACGAATTTCTTGAACGACCTCCGGTGTGTTTTTCTCCGGACGTACCCACCAGAGAAATGACATCTGTGCGTTCCGGACGTGTGCCGTCTTTTCAAGAGAAAATCCAGCATCTATAATCATCGCATCCCATTGCGAGGGTGGGTAGCCATACACATGCGAGTTATCTCGGAGTCTCTCAACGCGGTTCTGCCACGCTCTCAATTTCTCTGATTCCGGTGAGACAGAATCGGTCATGCAGAAGAGTCCGTCTGTCCGCAAAACCCGATGGACCTCGCTTAAGAATGCCCGCACATCTTGAAAATGATGTGGTGCCAACCGACAAGTTACCAAATCCAACGAGGCATCACCAAATGGTAGCGCCTCAGCAGCGGCGACGGAAAACGTGATATTTTTTATCGCTTGCTGTTGTGCCAGTTCAACTGCCTTCTCGACCATTTCCGGGGTTAGGTCGGTCGCGACAACATGTGCCACCTTGGGTGCGAGAGCAAACGCTGTGAAACCTGTTCCAGTAGCGATGTCTAACGTCTGTTCCGTTCCTTTAGGGTCTGCAAAGTCGAGGAGGACGTTTAGCGTATTCCCTGTAGCATGAATACGACTCTGTGCGTAGTAGTCGGTATGTTGGCTAAATTGGTCGCGAACTGTGCTATGGATGGTTTTCTTATTCTGCAAATCCCTGAATCCTGGTTCTGACAATTAATTGAAAACAATAACAGCGGCACGCGTTTTCATTTTTTCTTCTACAGTAAAGATTCCAGATAACTTCTCGCCTTACGCATGGAGTCAATGGGGTCGGACTCCCCTTCATAGACGACCGAGAGGCATCCGTTATAGTTAACCCCGCGCAGAATATCTAAAACGCGAGGATAATCCAACCATTCCTCCACGCCGCTATCAATTTGATAGAACTTCGTGCGGACATAAACGGCATGAGGTGCGGTCTGTTCAATACTTGCATAGCAGTCATAGTTAGGATGTGGAGAGCCGCGATGCCCACTCGCGCCGGGGGACCCTGCGTACTGTCCAGTGTCTAAGATATGTGTGAAATAGGGATGATCCGTTTCATTCAGTGCCCGTAAAACGGCGGTCCCATCGCGTGTAACGTTGTTGTGGTTGTGATTCTGTAGCCCGACGAGGATTCCTGATTCATAACCGTATTCAGCGACCTCCTTGAAGGCTTCAATCATCGGTGGCCACAAAGTCTCTTCATCATCATAATCCTCAGGAACATAAGCGGCAAAGACTCGGACGATTGGACAACTCATAAAAGCGGCAACGTCAATCCACTGCTTTATGAGGGCGACTTGTTCGGGATGCTCAGCAACGGGACGTCCAAAGTTGTTGCTAACCCCGATATAACCTAACGGCAATCCTTTCCGTGCGAGATCTTTCTTCAGGTCTCGTAGATAGTCTGCATCGGTGGATTCAAACGCGCTTGAATGTAACTCGATAACATCAAAACCGAGATCGTACACGATTTGTGCGAAAGCAGAAGCAGTCGTATTTCTCACATTCAGAGACATAGTCCCTAATTTCATCATAAGGATACTCTCCTTTTATTGTCCTAATGGGAATACTTTCAAGGGCGTTTGTCAAACCCGTTCTCTGTCCCATCGGTGTATTCTTGCAGGGCTGTCCGGGCTTGCTGATGTAACGCTACGAGGAATTTCCGCAAGGTTTGCTGAAGATTATGAAGTTGATACCGGTCCTCCTCAAGGTCTTGAATGCGTGAATCGAAAAGTTCCAACCGGTTGAGTCGGTCAAAAATGTCCTCAATCAGGTTCAGGGTTTCGGTGAATCTCCGCCTTTCGTCTTCAATCTGCTTTCGCTCCTCTTCGAGGTGTCGAATTTTATCTGACATGTCCTCGAGTTCTTTGCGCGTCTGTGCCAACTCTTTTTGGAGATTTTGCGTAAAATTTATTAATTTATCTAAGGTATTGGTTGTTTTATAAACCGGCTGTCCCGTATTACTAAAATTGATTTGCTCCTGCGACGATGGGTCCTTTTCCGTTGACAATGGTGTAGCAATTTGATTCGGTCGGTTCACCAACTCGGACGCATCTGTCCCTCCAAAAATGCCTATTAACTTAATATGATACGAAAACTGGGTATAAGCTTCTCTTCGCTCGCTGTATGTAACTTGCACCCGTATCTCTTCATCAACCTTCAGGTCACTCAGGCGCGCATGTATATTCCGAATGACTACCTCATTGTATCCGAATGAGTTATTTTTCTTTGGATTCAGTTGTCGGAGGTATCGGTAAAGTTCTAACCCGTCGGTGCTCTCGCGTTCCAATCCTTCGGCTGTTAAAACACCCACGACTTCAGGATTGTCAGGTTCTGATGTTCCATACTCGTGAGGTATGACGATATCCAGGGGCACTTCTCCGTGAACAGCCTTCATCCCGAGAATCCAGTCTGTCGCCGATGTTCTACTACTGTATACAATGAAGTCGTAGGTAATTGCCATAGTTTTCTCTCTTCATGAAAGCGTCCATTTTTGTAAAGTGATTTCTGAATCCCGATGCATTTTTTGTAGGTTGACCCTCACATTAGGACACCCTAACCTTCGCGAACTACGTCTGTAATCTCGACACAACTTGCGGCAGTTTCGGTATACAAGAGGTACCAATCCCTTCAACAGCGAAAGATGCGACACAGTGTGCGAAGTTGAGTGCCTCTTTGACAGAACGACTCTGATAATAATTAATCAAAAAGGCGGTGGCGAAAACATCACCTGCGCCTGTTGGATCCACCTCTGTAACGGAGTAGGCAGCGGATTCAAGCTGCGTCCCATTTTGAAAAAGGGTTGCCCCTTGTGCGCCTTGTGTTAGGACAACAATTGAAGTTAACCCGATATATTTTTCAAGTTCATCTGGATAACTCCGGAGATCCTCATCACTCAGGATTAATATATCAATATGCGGTAAGATGTCCTTTGCTGTTCCCCATCGCTTTGCCGCAACCCTACCGCTGGCATCCCACTGTCGGAGCCAGCCTTGCGGTGTTGCCCCTATTAACGTTTCGTCGCTGAAACAGTGAACGACTTCAGTAGAAACCTCATCTGCGATCGGACACAAGTAGGCTATATCACTGGTCCGCCATTCAAGGGGGATGTCGCTTTCCCTTAATTGTTGTGCACTCCCAAGGATAAATTGCTGCCTGCGTCCCTTCGTATCGTATTGGTTATCAAAGATTGTTGTCTCAGGCGATTCATGATAGACAGTCTTTATGCCTTCCAACAGTGGATTCTCCCGATCAAAGTCCGATCCAACAGCTGTAACCGCCCGAGCATGGTGCCCGAGATTTCGCGCAGTTAGGGTTGAATACGAAGCGGATCCACCAAGGATATAACCGTTTGGCGAGACATCATAACAGAAGTGACCGACCGATAGAAAAGTCGTAGGCATCGGAGAGGATATATTCATTTTTGCGTTATAATTCAAAGACAGACTCCATCTGTGCCCACCATTCGTCCGGCTGTGCCTCCGCTACAGGTTCTTGGAAGGTTCTCATCAATTCGTCCCAAGCTTTGCATTTCGGGTTCTCTTCGAGATAGCGCGGAAAATCGCGTTCTATATCAAAGGTATCAATTGTTTCCATTGCCATAAACAGACGGCATCCGAGCAGATAAATATTCATCTTCGTGATGCCAACTGCTTTCAGCGCATCAATCACTTCGGGCCATGCCTCTCGGTGATATGCCTTATATGTTTCAATAACGGACGGATCGTTTTTGAGATTCAGTGTTAAGCCGTAGTGCTTCATTTTAGTTTTTTTAGTGCCTTTCGGATTATTTCAGCAGGATCAACCGAAACTCTCTTTTTGTCAGTATTTATATGATACCAAATTTCAACATTTTCGTCAACTTTTTTTCTTCACTTGAAGTAAGAGTATACATAGTGCTATAATAATTCTTGGACTCACAGACAGTACCTGAATGCACCACCAAGGCAGGGAAAAGAAAATGAAGGTCCTTCTTAGGAAAAACATCCCAAATGCCCTTCTCATTTCCATCGGGCTTCATATTCTCCTGATGATGCTACTCGGCACCTTATACCGGCAAAGGCTCGAGTGGCAGCCCAACCCCGTCACAGAGTTTGACATCGTCAAAATTCGATTGCGGAGTTCCGTGCGTCCATTGAAAAGGCTTCGCCACCTGCCCCTACAACCCTCTACAGTCCCTGAAGCCAGGCAACAGATGGAAACAGTCGAGGTCCAACCTCCCACGCTTCAGACCGCAGCGGCACCAGTATCACCTCAAGATGCCATTGTTGAACTACAAACCCCCGAACTTGCCGTTACTGTGCCAGGAGAACGCACCTACGGAAAGGGGTTACGCGCGAAACCTGTATCAGGATTAGGCAGCAGCGGTGGAGGCAGTGGATTGAGTTCACGTATATCAGGTCATGGAAAAGCCGGTAGTGCTAATCGTGGATTTTTAGGCGGGACGAACGAGCAACCCACCTCCGATATTGGAGGACTCACGCTTCCCGATTTAGCACTTACCAAGATAGGGAAACATATCGTCGCAAACCGAGGAACCGATCTCGTTGACATCGTCTTTGTTATTGACGGCAGCGGGAGCATGAAAAACGATGTTGCCGCAGTGCGTGAGCACCTCAGTTCTATGACAGATCTCTTCGACAACGCGAATATCGACTTCACTATCGGCGTCGTTACCTTCCGGGCTGGAACCGGATATGGTCTACTCGGTTTGGACTTTGAAG harbors:
- a CDS encoding sugar phosphate isomerase/epimerase, with amino-acid sequence MMKLGTMSLNVRNTTASAFAQIVYDLGFDVIELHSSAFESTDADYLRDLKKDLARKGLPLGYIGVSNNFGRPVAEHPEQVALIKQWIDVAAFMSCPIVRVFAAYVPEDYDDEETLWPPMIEAFKEVAEYGYESGILVGLQNHNHNNVTRDGTAVLRALNETDHPYFTHILDTGQYAGSPGASGHRGSPHPNYDCYASIEQTAPHAVYVRTKFYQIDSGVEEWLDYPRVLDILRGVNYNGCLSVVYEGESDPIDSMRKARSYLESLL
- a CDS encoding L-rhamnose mutarotase, coding for MKHYGLTLNLKNDPSVIETYKAYHREAWPEVIDALKAVGITKMNIYLLGCRLFMAMETIDTFDIERDFPRYLEENPKCKAWDELMRTFQEPVAEAQPDEWWAQMESVFEL
- a CDS encoding methyltransferase domain-containing protein produces the protein MSEPGFRDLQNKKTIHSTVRDQFSQHTDYYAQSRIHATGNTLNVLLDFADPKGTEQTLDIATGTGFTAFALAPKVAHVVATDLTPEMVEKAVELAQQQAIKNITFSVAAAEALPFGDASLDLVTCRLAPHHFQDVRAFLSEVHRVLRTDGLFCMTDSVSPESEKLRAWQNRVERLRDNSHVYGYPPSQWDAMIIDAGFSLEKTAHVRNAQMSFLWWVRPEKNTPEVVQEIRDAFAQLSPDEAREHYTVQPEGDDFYFSWPMYIVKARRR
- a CDS encoding TonB-dependent receptor, producing the protein MESPYRLGVLLLISFIILIITVVSVQAATLNVTVTDARTDNRLNNVSITVTHEDGAVTQGVSSATGALEILDLATGVYTITASSPGYTEAVMTDVALADDETKSVEFALSSEVIQLEKVSVTASRRREKVLEAPASVALIGDSEIKDRVAPSVTEHLKSVRAVDVVTAGLGASYVVVRGFNNVFSGSLLSLVDNRIASVPSLRVNSYSLIPTISEDIQQIEVVSGPGAALYGPNSANGVMHIITRSPFTSQGTTVSIGGGERSILMGSLRHAGVVNEAIGYKFSGNYFRGNDWQEGRAKEDIEGEGGLIFDTYKASGEFRVDYSPSNDTTAILASGFTQATGIELTGIGAGQAQNWTYGYLQGRFIHKDLFAQAFWNRSNAGDTYVVRSGDPTIDNSDLYVGQIQHGYSFGEWQRFTYGMDVLLTRPDTEGTINGVNEEDDSINEIGAYLQSETKILPQLKFIAAGRVDDHNQLEDIVLSPRVALAYQPNNDHNLRVTYNRAFNTPRTSDLFLDILSVGDAFGLGTNFQPVLGFSPNIDIRAQGVRSETGFTFKRSADGRPEFRSPFSPLAKLPSETHIPLDDPVFTNVMWSIGRSAVMSGVQPIFEAGLTAQGLPVPVVEALSDGLDTLIPQQVVGVKNVLRSLDPQAGDFVDVEDVNDVTPLKPTITQTYEVGYKGILMNKLAFSADVYHSRIKDFTGPLVVETPNVFLDPTTLGASLGKQITVALADPQNAALHQALLAFDAPAQGGNGNGSPVDELVKLFVAGTENNGPAFIPFGTVTPEQAADPNAIMLTYRNYGDISLNGLDLSFTYYLNPSWNFGANYSFVSKDLFEDVDGLGDIALNAPKNKFGASIQYLNADLGLGVGLRTRFVTGFPIRSGVYVGDLESYYTIDVNAGYDLPIGPRPRFSLTVQNLLNRRHQQFIGSPEIGRLSMVRLTQTF
- a CDS encoding VWA domain-containing protein, coding for MHHQGREKKMKVLLRKNIPNALLISIGLHILLMMLLGTLYRQRLEWQPNPVTEFDIVKIRLRSSVRPLKRLRHLPLQPSTVPEARQQMETVEVQPPTLQTAAAPVSPQDAIVELQTPELAVTVPGERTYGKGLRAKPVSGLGSSGGGSGLSSRISGHGKAGSANRGFLGGTNEQPTSDIGGLTLPDLALTKIGKHIVANRGTDLVDIVFVIDGSGSMKNDVAAVREHLSSMTDLFDNANIDFTIGVVTFRAGTGYGLLGLDFEVISQMRSVSQIKKVLAQLKFRGDENGLDALIRAADEVTFRQDAEVHFIFVTDEYVSGAYSSIDVMVKMKTAKIKVDVIGRDEPFQKFIAKSTGGLWLPISSLTIQ